From the unidentified bacterial endosymbiont genome, one window contains:
- a CDS encoding fimbria/pilus outer membrane usher protein: MKLNAITLSLGVMFTSTTFSTWADNYTFSAEELENTSQTDVSEINVGQFNTSSNLPGTYFVSITLNGHPAPKMEVKFVAGSDGSLLPALTRQQFHILQLQPVDVVRYTPDKADPASLESFFPGSSAHFDFNRQLLELNIPQIYMTKGPNDTFAIAPSQWDEGLNAVFLNYDVSGSQKKDRGEDISTGDRFVKLNSGVNLGPWRLRNQSTLDKPEEGTSSWNGKNTWAQRDIPSLAGDIYIGNRASDALLFDGFSFTGLALMTSQMMLSDQAKGYAPIITGIARTANARVQVSQNGSVIYQTYVPAGAFEIHDLYPQSGGGELHVSIKETNGTEQRFIQPWGTVPVMQRPGYFKYSLEAGRYNTAGQSHKPRFYQASLFYGLPHAMTLFGGSQIAVGYTSADIGYALSLGLPGAISVDLTLMKNQLVKGETTIGRNYRVQYVLNLPVTDTDISLSWASSPDSGYSSFATAVQNLDNDELSDNDTQKNKVQLTASQPIMGSGSLTLSVWKQTYWSHKQDKNMSFSYNQTWHDITFNLGWTWTQDMDGSTDQQLACDVQIPFSVFSSDTWISTGVNLQRPGTATQSLALNGNALDDRLSWSTGAINGDSDSRSFNAQLDYKARQGEYQLGYSDTAHNQALSYRAQSSILATPYGVVVGQPFDVQNAVALVKAPGTSGLQVSNNPGVITDGNGMTVVPYLMPYEDDAVALDMTNIDRDTTLENTEVHVIPTEGAVVLAPFTAHSGRKILFTLRKPDGTFIPFGATAVAGEQSNEGIVDDKGQVFLSGAPDEGSIAVKWGDIPNLCSSHYHLQPKKGKHLYELNLICS, translated from the coding sequence ATGAAATTGAATGCAATCACTCTGTCACTCGGAGTGATGTTTACTTCCACAACATTCAGCACCTGGGCAGATAATTATACATTCAGCGCTGAAGAACTGGAAAACACCAGTCAGACGGACGTGAGTGAAATTAACGTGGGGCAATTTAATACATCATCAAACTTACCGGGCACCTACTTTGTTAGCATCACCTTAAACGGCCATCCAGCCCCGAAAATGGAGGTCAAGTTTGTGGCGGGTTCCGATGGCTCATTGCTCCCTGCGCTAACCAGGCAGCAATTTCACATTTTGCAGCTACAGCCCGTTGATGTGGTTAGATACACGCCAGATAAAGCAGACCCGGCGAGCCTGGAAAGCTTTTTCCCCGGCAGCAGTGCCCATTTTGATTTCAACCGGCAATTATTGGAATTAAACATCCCGCAAATTTACATGACGAAAGGCCCCAATGACACTTTTGCTATAGCCCCCTCCCAGTGGGATGAGGGACTTAACGCTGTTTTTCTTAACTATGACGTAAGCGGAAGCCAAAAAAAGGATCGGGGAGAAGACATTTCAACGGGAGATCGGTTTGTGAAGCTCAATAGCGGGGTTAATTTGGGCCCCTGGCGTTTAAGAAACCAGTCAACGCTGGATAAGCCGGAGGAAGGTACGTCATCCTGGAATGGCAAAAATACCTGGGCCCAGCGCGATATTCCGTCCCTCGCCGGCGATATTTATATCGGCAATCGCGCAAGTGACGCACTGCTCTTTGATGGTTTTTCATTTACAGGGCTTGCATTAATGACCTCACAAATGATGCTCTCCGATCAAGCAAAAGGATACGCGCCGATTATTACCGGCATCGCCAGGACGGCAAATGCCCGGGTACAGGTCAGCCAGAATGGCAGTGTGATTTATCAGACGTATGTGCCAGCCGGCGCATTTGAGATCCACGATCTTTATCCTCAGTCAGGGGGCGGTGAATTACACGTCAGCATAAAAGAAACCAATGGAACCGAACAACGTTTCATTCAACCCTGGGGAACCGTGCCAGTGATGCAAAGGCCGGGCTATTTTAAATACTCCCTTGAGGCGGGGCGTTATAATACTGCCGGCCAGAGCCACAAACCGCGCTTTTATCAGGCCTCGCTTTTTTATGGCCTCCCCCACGCCATGACCCTGTTCGGCGGATCGCAAATAGCAGTAGGCTACACCTCTGCCGATATCGGATATGCGCTGAGTCTCGGGTTACCGGGTGCGATATCAGTAGATTTGACGCTGATGAAAAACCAGTTGGTGAAGGGAGAGACCACCATTGGCCGCAACTACCGCGTTCAGTACGTACTCAACCTGCCGGTCACCGACACCGATATTTCGCTCTCCTGGGCGAGCTCGCCCGATAGCGGATACAGCTCTTTTGCCACGGCAGTGCAAAATCTCGACAATGATGAGCTAAGCGACAACGACACCCAGAAAAATAAAGTCCAGCTCACCGCCAGCCAGCCCATTATGGGGAGTGGTTCTTTGACGCTCAGTGTGTGGAAACAGACATACTGGAGCCATAAACAGGACAAAAACATGTCCTTTAGTTATAACCAGACCTGGCATGACATAACGTTTAATTTGGGGTGGACCTGGACGCAGGATATGGACGGTAGCACCGATCAGCAACTGGCGTGCGATGTACAAATCCCGTTCTCTGTATTTTCCAGCGACACCTGGATTTCAACAGGGGTGAATTTACAAAGGCCCGGTACGGCCACTCAAAGCCTGGCCCTGAACGGTAATGCGCTCGATGACAGATTATCCTGGAGCACGGGCGCAATAAACGGGGACAGTGACAGCCGAAGCTTTAATGCCCAGTTGGACTATAAAGCGCGGCAGGGTGAATATCAGTTAGGTTACAGCGATACCGCTCACAACCAGGCATTGTCGTATCGGGCGCAAAGTTCCATTCTGGCAACGCCGTATGGCGTTGTCGTTGGGCAACCCTTTGATGTTCAGAATGCCGTTGCGCTGGTGAAAGCCCCCGGCACAAGCGGTTTGCAGGTGTCAAATAATCCAGGCGTTATAACCGACGGCAACGGCATGACCGTCGTACCCTATCTCATGCCATATGAAGATGATGCGGTTGCACTTGATATGACAAATATCGATCGAGACACCACCCTGGAAAATACAGAGGTTCATGTCATACCCACTGAGGGTGCGGTCGTCTTAGCCCCTTTTACCGCACATTCAGGCAGAAAAATACTGTTCACCTTACGTAAGCCAGACGGAACCTTTATTCCCTTCGGCGCGACAGCCGTTGCGGGAGAACAGAGCAATGAGGGCATTGTTGATGATAAAGGGCAAGTATTTTTATCCGGCGCGCCAGATGAGGGATCCATCGCGGTGAAATGGGGGGATATCCCGAATCTCTGTTCATCCCATTACCACCTCCAGCCCAAAAAAGGGAAACACCTTTATGAACTCAACCTTATTTGCTCGTAG
- the fdnI gene encoding formate dehydrogenase-N subunit gamma has protein sequence MNKWIVRTKFIDRACHWTVVICFFLVAVSGISFFFPTLQWLTETFGTPQMGRILHPFFGVLVFVVLMFMFVRFVRHNIPDKEDIPWVKGIVDVLKGNEHKVARVGKYNAGQKMMFWTIMSMIFVLLVTGVIIWRPWFAHYFPIQVVRYSLLIHATSAIILIHAILIHMYMAFWVKGSIKGMIEGKVSRRWAQKHHPRWYRDVERLEAKKESREGMK, from the coding sequence ATGAATAAATGGATTGTGCGCACAAAATTTATCGACCGCGCCTGTCACTGGACGGTGGTCATTTGCTTCTTTCTGGTCGCCGTGTCGGGAATATCGTTTTTCTTCCCGACCCTGCAGTGGCTGACTGAAACCTTCGGTACGCCGCAGATGGGGCGCATTCTGCATCCATTCTTTGGCGTGCTGGTTTTTGTGGTGCTGATGTTCATGTTTGTACGCTTCGTGCGCCACAACATCCCGGATAAAGAGGACATTCCGTGGGTGAAAGGGATTGTCGACGTCCTGAAGGGCAACGAACATAAAGTCGCGAGAGTCGGTAAATACAATGCCGGGCAAAAAATGATGTTCTGGACCATCATGAGCATGATTTTTGTGCTGCTGGTGACCGGCGTAATCATCTGGCGCCCCTGGTTTGCCCACTATTTCCCGATTCAGGTGGTGCGCTACAGCCTGCTTATCCATGCAACCTCGGCCATCATTCTGATCCACGCCATCTTAATTCATATGTATATGGCCTTCTGGGTAAAAGGTTCGATTAAAGGAATGATTGAAGGCAAAGTAAGCCGCCGCTGGGCGCAAAAGCATCATCCACGCTGGTACCGGGACGTTGAACGTCTGGAAGCCAAAAAAGAGAGTCGTGAAGGCATGAAATGA
- the fdnG gene encoding formate dehydrogenase-N subunit alpha: protein MDVSRRQFFKICAGGMAGTTAAMLGFAPKMALAQSRNYKLLRAKEIRNTCTYCSVGCGLLMYSLGDGAKNAKASIYHIEGDSDHPVSRGALCPKGAGLLDYVHSENRLRYPEYRAPGSSKWQRLSWDEAFSRIAKLMKTDRDANFIEKNEQGVTVNRWLSTGMLCASAASNETGMLTQKFVRSLGMLAVDNQARVUHGPTVASLAPTFGRGAMTNHWVDIKNANVVMVMGGNAAEAHPVGFRWALEAKNSNDATLIVVDPRFTRTASVADIYAPIRSGTDITFLSGVLLYLIENNKINAEYVKHYTNANLLVRDDFSFDDGLFSGYDAEKRQYDKSSWNYQFDEKGYAMRDETLTHPRCVWNLLKQHVSRYTPDVVENICGTPKADFLRVCEVLASTSAANRTTTFLYALGWTQHTVGAQNIRTMAMIQLLLGNMGMAGGGVNALRGHSNIQGLTDLGLLSTSLPGYLTLPSEKQTDLQSYLAANTPKATLADQVNYWSNYPRFFVSLMKSFYGDAAQKENDWGFAWLPKWDQSWDVIKYFNMMDKGNVNGYLCQGFNPVASFPDKNNVVRSLSKLKYMVVIDPLVTETSNFWQNHGEMNDVDPASIQTEVFRLPSTCFAEEDGSIANSGRWLQWHWKGQDAPGEARNDGEILAGIYHRLREMYRTEGGKGVEPLLKMRWNYMQPDHPEPEEVAKENNGVALADLYDAGGALVAKKGQLLSSFALLRDDGTTASSCWIYTGSWTAQGNQMANRDNADPSGLGNTLGWAWAWPLNRRVLYNRASADINGKPWDAKRMLIQWNGSSWTGNDIPDYNTAAPGSATGPFIMQPEGLGRLFALDKLAEGPFPEHYEPMETPLGTNPLHPNVISSPVVRIYDEDMLRLGKKDKFPYVGTTYRLTEHFHTWTKHARLNAIAQPEQFVEISETLAKTKGIANGDRVKVSSKRGFIRAVAIVTRRLQALNVHGQQVETVGIPLHWGFEGVAQKGYLANTLTPNVGDSNSQTPEYKAFLVNIEKA from the coding sequence ATGGACGTCAGCCGCAGACAATTTTTCAAAATCTGCGCGGGCGGTATGGCCGGAACAACAGCGGCGATGCTGGGATTTGCTCCCAAAATGGCGCTGGCTCAGTCACGTAATTATAAATTGCTGCGTGCCAAAGAGATCCGTAACACCTGCACATACTGCTCCGTAGGTTGTGGGCTTTTGATGTATAGCCTGGGCGATGGCGCGAAGAACGCCAAAGCGTCGATTTATCATATTGAGGGCGATTCGGATCATCCGGTGAGCCGTGGCGCACTTTGTCCGAAAGGTGCAGGGCTGCTGGATTATGTGCACAGTGAAAACCGTCTGCGCTACCCCGAGTACCGTGCGCCGGGTTCCAGTAAGTGGCAACGCCTCTCCTGGGATGAGGCGTTTTCCCGAATCGCAAAATTAATGAAAACCGATCGCGACGCTAACTTTATTGAAAAGAACGAGCAGGGCGTGACGGTTAACCGTTGGCTCTCCACCGGGATGCTGTGTGCCTCTGCGGCAAGTAATGAAACCGGCATGCTGACACAAAAATTTGTGCGCTCGCTCGGTATGCTGGCGGTAGACAACCAGGCGCGCGTCTGACACGGACCAACGGTAGCAAGTCTTGCTCCAACTTTTGGTCGCGGTGCGATGACCAACCACTGGGTTGATATCAAAAACGCTAACGTCGTGATGGTGATGGGCGGTAATGCTGCCGAAGCCCATCCGGTGGGGTTCCGCTGGGCGTTAGAAGCGAAAAACAGTAACGATGCGACGCTTATCGTTGTTGATCCGCGGTTTACGCGCACGGCGTCGGTAGCGGATATCTATGCGCCGATCCGATCCGGTACAGACATTACGTTCCTGTCTGGCGTACTGCTTTACCTGATTGAAAATAATAAAATTAACGCGGAGTACGTTAAGCATTACACCAACGCGAACCTGCTGGTGCGGGATGATTTTAGCTTTGATGACGGGCTGTTTAGCGGTTATGACGCCGAAAAGCGTCAGTACGACAAGTCTTCGTGGAATTACCAGTTCGATGAAAAGGGTTACGCGATGCGTGATGAAACGCTAACCCATCCACGCTGCGTATGGAACCTGCTGAAACAGCACGTTTCCCGCTACACGCCTGACGTCGTGGAAAACATCTGCGGTACCCCGAAGGCCGACTTTCTCAGAGTGTGCGAGGTGCTGGCGTCAACCAGTGCGGCCAATAGAACCACAACGTTCCTGTATGCGCTCGGCTGGACGCAACATACCGTGGGTGCGCAGAACATCCGTACCATGGCGATGATTCAACTCCTGCTCGGCAACATGGGCATGGCGGGCGGCGGGGTGAATGCTTTACGCGGGCACTCAAATATCCAGGGTTTAACCGATCTCGGTCTGCTGTCCACCAGCCTGCCGGGGTATCTGACGCTGCCGTCAGAAAAACAGACTGACCTGCAGAGCTATCTGGCGGCGAATACGCCCAAAGCCACTCTTGCGGACCAGGTGAACTACTGGAGCAACTATCCCAGGTTCTTCGTCAGCCTGATGAAATCGTTTTATGGCGACGCGGCGCAAAAAGAGAACGACTGGGGCTTTGCGTGGCTGCCTAAGTGGGATCAATCCTGGGATGTTATCAAGTATTTCAATATGATGGATAAAGGTAACGTCAACGGCTACCTCTGCCAGGGTTTTAATCCGGTGGCTTCGTTCCCTGATAAAAACAACGTTGTCCGAAGCCTGAGCAAGCTCAAGTACATGGTGGTCATCGATCCGCTGGTCACCGAGACCTCCAATTTCTGGCAGAACCACGGCGAGATGAACGATGTGGATCCCGCCTCCATTCAGACCGAAGTGTTCCGCCTGCCGTCAACCTGTTTTGCGGAAGAGGACGGTTCTATAGCCAACTCTGGACGCTGGCTGCAGTGGCACTGGAAAGGTCAGGATGCGCCAGGTGAAGCGCGTAACGACGGAGAAATTCTCGCCGGGATTTACCACCGCCTGCGCGAGATGTATCGCACCGAGGGCGGAAAAGGTGTTGAACCGCTGCTGAAGATGCGCTGGAACTACATGCAGCCGGATCACCCTGAACCGGAAGAGGTGGCGAAAGAGAACAACGGCGTTGCGTTGGCCGATCTCTATGATGCCGGGGGAGCGCTGGTGGCGAAGAAAGGCCAGTTGCTCAGCAGTTTTGCCCTGCTGCGGGATGATGGTACGACCGCGTCGTCATGCTGGATCTACACCGGTAGCTGGACGGCGCAGGGTAACCAGATGGCAAATCGCGATAACGCCGATCCGTCCGGGCTGGGCAATACGCTGGGCTGGGCATGGGCGTGGCCGCTTAATCGTCGCGTGCTGTACAACCGAGCCTCTGCCGACATTAACGGTAAACCGTGGGATGCAAAACGGATGCTTATCCAGTGGAACGGGTCGTCGTGGACGGGTAACGATATTCCTGACTACAACACGGCGGCACCAGGCAGCGCGACCGGGCCGTTTATCATGCAACCGGAAGGTCTGGGTCGCTTATTTGCGCTTGATAAGCTGGCTGAAGGGCCGTTCCCGGAACATTACGAGCCGATGGAAACGCCGCTGGGCACTAACCCGTTGCATCCGAACGTGATTTCCAGCCCGGTGGTGCGTATCTATGACGAGGATATGTTGCGCTTAGGTAAGAAGGATAAATTCCCGTACGTTGGGACGACCTATCGCCTGACCGAGCACTTCCACACCTGGACAAAACACGCGCGGCTTAACGCCATCGCTCAACCGGAACAGTTCGTGGAGATCAGTGAAACGCTGGCAAAAACGAAAGGAATTGCCAACGGCGATCGCGTGAAGGTGAGCAGCAAGCGTGGTTTTATTCGTGCTGTTGCGATAGTAACCCGCCGCCTGCAGGCGTTGAACGTGCATGGACAGCAGGTGGAGACCGTCGGGATTCCGCTGCACTGGGGCTTTGAAGGTGTGGCGCAGAAAGGGTACCTCGCCAACACCCTGACGCCAAACGTCGGCGATTCCAACTCGCAAACGCCGGAGTACAAGGCGTTTCTGGTTAACATCGAGAAAGCGTAA
- a CDS encoding porin OmpC, translating to MKLKLVAVAVTSMLAAGVVNAAEIYNKDGNKLDLYGKVTGLHYFSDDAGADGDKTYMRIGFKGETQVNDQLSGYGQWEYQIQGNTDESDNQSWTRVAFAGLKFAEAGSFDYGRNYGVIYDVTSWTDVLPEFGGDTYGADNFLQSRANGVATYRNQDFFGLVDGLNFALQYQGKNGSVSGENTNGRSLLNQNGDGYGASLTYDLGEGFSVGGAMSSSRRTADQNAASVYGDGDRAEVYSGGVKYDANNVYLAAQYSQTYNATRFGTSNGNRSNIYGFANKAQNFEVVAQYQFDFGLRPSIAYLQSKGKDIENVGNQNLVKYIDVGTSYYFNKNMSTYVDYKINLLDANNFTRQAGIGTDDIIAVGLNYQF from the coding sequence ATGAAACTTAAATTAGTTGCAGTGGCAGTAACTTCCATGCTGGCAGCAGGCGTTGTAAACGCTGCCGAGATTTATAACAAAGACGGCAATAAACTGGATCTGTACGGCAAAGTAACAGGTCTTCACTATTTCTCTGATGACGCTGGCGCAGACGGTGATAAGACCTATATGCGTATTGGCTTCAAAGGCGAAACGCAGGTTAACGACCAGCTATCCGGTTATGGCCAGTGGGAATACCAGATTCAGGGTAATACTGACGAAAGTGACAACCAGTCCTGGACACGTGTCGCTTTCGCAGGGCTGAAATTTGCTGAAGCAGGCTCCTTCGATTACGGCCGTAACTACGGCGTGATCTACGACGTGACCTCCTGGACGGACGTTCTGCCAGAATTCGGCGGTGACACCTACGGTGCAGATAACTTCCTGCAGTCCCGGGCAAACGGCGTAGCAACCTATCGTAACCAGGACTTCTTCGGTCTGGTTGATGGTCTGAACTTCGCTCTGCAGTATCAGGGCAAGAACGGTAGCGTGAGCGGCGAAAATACTAATGGACGCAGCCTGCTCAATCAGAACGGCGACGGTTATGGCGCCTCTCTGACCTACGATCTGGGCGAAGGCTTCAGCGTGGGCGGCGCTATGTCCTCATCCCGCCGTACTGCAGATCAAAATGCAGCGAGTGTGTATGGTGATGGCGATCGCGCAGAAGTGTACAGCGGTGGCGTGAAGTATGACGCCAATAACGTTTACCTTGCTGCACAATACTCTCAGACCTATAACGCGACCCGTTTTGGTACTTCTAATGGTAACCGCTCAAACATTTACGGCTTCGCGAACAAAGCGCAAAACTTCGAAGTGGTTGCTCAGTATCAGTTCGACTTTGGTCTGCGTCCATCTATCGCCTATCTACAGTCGAAAGGCAAAGATATCGAGAACGTGGGCAACCAGAACCTGGTGAAATACATTGATGTCGGCACCTCTTACTATTTCAACAAAAACATGTCCACCTACGTGGATTACAAAATCAACCTGCTTGATGCTAACAACTTTACCCGTCAGGCAGGCATCGGTACCGATGATATCATCGCAGTGGGTCTGAACTACCAGTTCTAA
- the fdxH gene encoding formate dehydrogenase subunit beta, which translates to MAMETQDIINRSATNSVTPAPRGRDYKAEVTKLIDVSSCIGCKACQVACSEWNDIRDEVGHCVGVYDNPADLSAKSWTVMRFSETDQNGKLEWLIRKDGCMHCADPGCLKACPSAGAIIQYANGIVDFQQENCIGCGYCIAGCPFTVPRLNKEDNRVYKCTLCVDRVSVGQEPACVKTCPTGAIRFGSRKEMLEVAQARVDKLKARGYENAGIYNPKGVGGTHVMYVLHHNDQPELYHNLPKDPAIDTSITLWKGALKPLSAAGFIATFAGLIYHYIGIGPNKVVDDDEEQHHE; encoded by the coding sequence ATGGCGATGGAAACACAAGACATCATTAACCGTTCCGCGACTAACTCTGTAACACCCGCACCGCGTGGCCGGGACTATAAGGCAGAAGTCACTAAGCTTATCGATGTCTCCTCCTGTATAGGCTGTAAAGCCTGCCAGGTGGCCTGCTCAGAGTGGAATGATATCCGTGATGAAGTGGGCCACTGCGTAGGGGTTTACGATAATCCGGCGGATCTGAGCGCGAAGTCCTGGACGGTAATGCGCTTTAGCGAAACAGACCAGAACGGCAAGCTTGAGTGGCTTATTCGTAAAGATGGCTGTATGCATTGTGCCGATCCGGGTTGCCTGAAGGCGTGCCCGTCTGCCGGGGCAATTATTCAGTACGCCAACGGGATTGTCGATTTTCAACAGGAAAATTGTATTGGCTGTGGCTACTGCATTGCGGGCTGTCCGTTTACCGTTCCGCGGCTCAATAAAGAAGATAACCGGGTCTATAAGTGCACTCTCTGCGTGGATCGCGTCAGCGTTGGGCAAGAGCCCGCCTGCGTCAAGACCTGTCCGACCGGTGCAATTCGATTCGGCAGCAGGAAAGAGATGCTGGAGGTCGCACAAGCGCGGGTGGATAAGCTCAAGGCGCGTGGTTACGAAAATGCGGGCATTTATAACCCGAAGGGCGTGGGCGGGACGCACGTTATGTATGTGCTACACCATAACGACCAGCCGGAGTTATATCATAACCTGCCGAAAGATCCGGCGATTGATACGTCGATCACCCTCTGGAAGGGCGCTTTAAAACCGCTTTCGGCGGCGGGCTTTATCGCAACCTTTGCCGGACTGATTTACCACTACATCGGTATCGGGCCAAATAAAGTGGTGGATGACGACGAGGAGCAGCATCATGAATAA
- the yddG gene encoding aromatic amino acid DMT transporter YddG — translation MDRKKATLIGLAAILLWSTMVGLIRGVSEGLGPVGGAAMIYTVSGLLCLLTVGFPNIRHFSPRYLISGSVLFVSYEMCLALSLGYAATRSQAIEVGMVNYLWPSLTIVFAIVFNRQKSNLWVIPGLALSLLGVCWVLGGEHGLQIAEITRNVISSPLSYSLALAGAFIWAAYCTVTRKFANGQNGITLFVLLTALSLWVKYALSEQPEMVFSIPVVVKLLMCGVALGFGYASWNIGILHGNLTVLATVSYFTPVLSAALAAVLLSSPLSFSFWQGALMVCTGSLLCWYATRR, via the coding sequence ATGGACAGAAAGAAAGCAACGCTGATTGGACTGGCGGCAATACTCTTATGGAGCACCATGGTCGGGCTCATTCGCGGCGTCAGTGAGGGGCTAGGGCCAGTGGGGGGCGCAGCGATGATCTACACCGTAAGCGGATTACTTTGTCTGCTGACGGTTGGCTTCCCGAATATTCGTCACTTCTCGCCCCGCTATCTTATTAGCGGCAGCGTGCTGTTTGTCAGCTACGAAATGTGTCTTGCGCTGTCGCTAGGCTATGCCGCAACGCGATCGCAGGCCATCGAAGTGGGAATGGTGAATTATCTCTGGCCAAGCCTGACCATTGTGTTTGCCATTGTTTTTAACCGGCAAAAATCAAATTTGTGGGTGATCCCAGGATTAGCCCTCTCTCTGCTGGGCGTTTGTTGGGTATTAGGCGGCGAACACGGGTTACAGATCGCTGAAATTACCCGTAATGTAATATCCAGCCCGCTGAGTTATTCCCTGGCGCTCGCCGGGGCTTTCATCTGGGCAGCGTACTGCACCGTGACGCGTAAATTTGCCAACGGGCAAAACGGCATTACCCTCTTTGTTTTGCTTACCGCCCTTAGTTTATGGGTAAAATATGCGCTCAGCGAGCAGCCGGAAATGGTGTTCAGCATTCCTGTGGTGGTAAAACTACTGATGTGCGGCGTCGCGCTCGGGTTCGGCTATGCCTCGTGGAATATCGGCATTCTTCACGGCAACCTCACCGTGCTGGCTACCGTCTCTTATTTCACACCAGTATTGTCCGCCGCACTGGCGGCTGTGCTCCTGAGTTCCCCGCTGTCGTTCTCGTTCTGGCAAGGAGCGTTGATGGTCTGCACCGGGTCGCTATTGTGCTGGTACGCAACGCGCAGATAA
- a CDS encoding fimbrial biogenesis chaperone, with protein sequence MTLKNSVKPLFMVCFFAAMPLASAQASITLGSTRLVYHEADDGLAFQLTNREKLPYLVQSWITPALDSQNTSSSTKSAVPFVVTPPLFRMNAGEKNVLNIIKSSGSLPEDRESVFYLNVKAIPGRGEKTVSNLTIAVNSTLKMFYRPASLTDDNVPAAWNQLVFSQNKGILNVKNPSPFYITFFSLSADNKKIAFNNNAIISPFGTQSYPLPSPHISSVSWSVISDTAQPSEQKNKMLP encoded by the coding sequence ATGACTCTCAAAAATAGCGTCAAACCGTTGTTCATGGTGTGCTTTTTTGCCGCGATGCCTTTGGCGTCTGCGCAGGCGTCCATCACGCTTGGCAGTACACGTCTGGTTTATCATGAAGCTGACGATGGTCTTGCCTTTCAGCTTACGAATAGAGAGAAACTGCCTTATCTGGTCCAGTCCTGGATAACGCCTGCGTTAGATAGCCAGAATACATCTTCATCAACGAAATCCGCTGTTCCCTTTGTGGTAACTCCCCCGCTGTTTCGAATGAATGCAGGAGAAAAAAATGTCCTCAACATTATCAAATCCTCCGGTTCATTACCTGAAGATCGCGAGTCCGTTTTTTATCTTAACGTAAAGGCAATACCCGGGCGGGGAGAGAAAACGGTAAGTAATTTGACGATAGCCGTTAACTCCACATTAAAAATGTTTTACCGCCCAGCATCGTTAACCGATGACAACGTTCCGGCGGCCTGGAACCAACTCGTCTTCAGCCAGAATAAGGGGATATTAAATGTCAAAAACCCATCTCCTTTTTACATTACCTTTTTTTCACTTTCTGCCGATAATAAAAAAATTGCTTTCAATAATAATGCCATAATTTCTCCGTTCGGCACCCAGAGCTATCCTCTGCCGTCGCCCCATATCTCCAGTGTAAGTTGGTCAGTAATTAGCGATACCGCGCAACCTTCAGAGCAAAAAAACAAAATGCTTCCATAA
- a CDS encoding fimbrial protein, producing the protein MKSKYIALIIGTASLIASANVLATAGPTIKFTGSISDGGCTVKVNDSQDNVSLDMGAVDMSGLAINQSSDSMDFSINMSGCPDTVSNATLSFDGTASTKNGQYFALSGTNSNKVGLELKNAYGTVVKPNAADSVSIGLHDGDGKTKYTAQLVKLADKVDSTQFDVSVAVDIAYQ; encoded by the coding sequence ATGAAGAGTAAATATATTGCGTTAATTATCGGAACAGCGTCCCTTATTGCGTCTGCAAATGTACTCGCCACTGCTGGTCCAACCATTAAATTTACGGGTTCAATTTCCGATGGCGGGTGTACCGTAAAAGTTAATGATTCCCAGGACAATGTCAGCCTGGATATGGGTGCTGTCGATATGTCTGGTCTGGCCATTAACCAAAGTTCAGACAGTATGGATTTCTCAATTAACATGAGCGGCTGCCCGGATACAGTATCAAACGCAACACTGAGCTTTGACGGTACCGCCTCAACTAAAAACGGCCAGTATTTCGCGCTGAGCGGCACCAACAGCAATAAAGTTGGGCTTGAATTAAAAAATGCCTATGGCACTGTCGTCAAACCAAATGCCGCAGATTCCGTGAGTATTGGCCTGCATGATGGCGATGGAAAAACTAAATATACTGCGCAGCTGGTAAAACTGGCTGATAAAGTGGACTCAACACAATTCGATGTTTCTGTTGCAGTCGATATTGCATATCAGTAA